One stretch of Meriones unguiculatus strain TT.TT164.6M chromosome 7, Bangor_MerUng_6.1, whole genome shotgun sequence DNA includes these proteins:
- the Rps29 gene encoding small ribosomal subunit protein uS14 produces MGHQQLYWSHPRKFGQGSRSCRVCSNRHGLIRKYGLNMCRQCFRQYAKDIGFIKLD; encoded by the exons ATGGGTCACCAGCAGCTCTACTGGAGTCACCCGCGGAAGTTCGGCCAGGGTTCTCGCTCCTG CCGCGTCTGCTCCAACCGCCACGGTCTGATCCGGAAATACGGGCTGAACATGTGCCGTCAGTGTTTCCGTCAGTACGCGAAGGACATTGGCTTCATCAAG TTGGACTGA